TTCCAGATGACGGGCACCTTTGATTTTATCCTGCGAGTCGCTACCAGCGATATGGATACTTATCATACCTTTTACCGGAAACTGGCGGCATTGCCCAATATCAGTACGGTACAGAGTTTTTTCGTGTTGTCCGAAACAAAGAGTGAAACTGCTTACCCTTTGTAAACACAAATGCCTCATTCTTATTGCAGTTTGAATTATTTCTGCAATAAAAGTATCTATACTACCATTGTAGTATCTTTGCGCCCGACATAACAAAATAACCTATCCTATATTTTATGAAAACCATTACCATTCTGGCTGCAATGCCACTTCTCATGCTCATGGGGAGTTGTAAAAAAACCGAAACCACTAAGATCATTTCCACCGGTCCGATTGATTACAACGCTTACGCAAATGGAGGTGTTCATCTTGAAATCGTGAACTCCGATCCTGCCACCTACAATGACGATGAGTTGTATGTTGGGGTCATGGGCGCCACCACCGGCTCGAATTCAACCAGTGCCTACATTGATCTGAAAACCGGCAAGACCGTGCCATTGAACAATCTCAGCGCACTGCCGCAGGTAGTGAATCCAAACAATCCAACTGACGGGGGTAAGTTTATCGTCATCGGCACCAAAATGTCTGACATGCCTGTAAACCCTGCCACTGGCCGTCACTCCATTCCTCTGCCTTTTATCCAGAGCGGACGGATCCTGATGTCTATCGGTAAGCCAATCTACTATTACATCAACCCGGGAGGTACCAGTTTAGCAGCACCTACCAAAAGCACCAATCCCAAGGATCAGAACTACGGTACCGTATTCGATTTCATGGAGTTTACGTATTACTCTAACGGTACTGCGGCCAGGGTATATGCAAACACGTCCCGTGTGGATGAATATGCGATCTCTATGGGCTTTGAACTCAATGCCCTCCAGGGAAAAACAGGCACGGTACAAAGAGCCGGTGAGCTCATGACAAAGCAAAACACGATCCAGGCATTTTTGAATTTCCCGAAGCCGGAAGCGTATAATCAGTGCTACAGGAGTTTCTTCCAGGACATCATCAATCCGGGTGGGATCACAGATGCTGCGGGTAATAAGATCTTTACCCAGACTGCCGCCTACGCGCAATTTCAAACCTATATTGACAGCATCTGGCAGAATTACAAGACGAAAGATCTGTTGCTGGTATTAGGCACTAACAATGTAGGTAAGACAGATGCTGATTTGGTAATTAAAGGAAGAGTAGACGATAACAACGTTTTCAATTTCACACAAACGACAACTGTCAATGGAACGAAGGTAACAAAAGCTGGTACCTTACCTATCAAGCCAACGACTTCAGATGTATTAGGTGGTACTGCCAGTACTGGGGCTTTTAATAATTCAGCACTGGATGGAAAGGCAGGGCATGAACTGGATAATTCACTTCGTGTCACCTTTGTAGCAGCATTAAACCGCCACAGCATAGTAGCTGATGCTGCAGAAGGGAAGATCCAGTATCCGGAGGATGTGTCTAATTTCTATAAGCATGCGCCCTATAATTATTATGCGGCATTCTGGCATTCACAGGGTGTTTCCTATAATAATCTGCAGTATGCATTTTCTTATGATGATGCGGCCAACCAGTCATCTACTATTGTAGGAGACAATCCTGCATATTGTACATTGTATTTTGGACCGATTATCAGCAAGTAAAAGATGCATGAAAGAGGGAATTGCCCAGGGGCATGAAAACCTTTTTCAGAAGAATTATTTTCAGCGGGTATAAGCCTGGTTTTAAAAAATAAAAGCCTTCGGATCGTTTTGATCTGAAGGCTTTGTTATATCACTCCATTTTCAGACTCTTCACCGGGTTCATGAAAGCAGCTTTCATTGCCTGCCCGCCTACAGTCAGCAGCGCCACCAGCAAAGCCAATACCCCGGACAATAAAAAGATAGAAACGTCAATGTGTACACGGTAAGCAAATGAATCCAGCCAGCGGTTCATTGTCCACCAGGCCAATGGCCAGGATAACAGGGTAGCGATCAACACCAGCTTCATAAAATTACCTGACAGCAACATGGTCACATTATAAGCAGATGCTCCCAGCACCTTTCGGATGCCCACCTCCTTAATACGTAATTGAGACGCATAAGCCGATACGCCAAACAATCCCAGGCAGGAAACAAAGATGGCGAAGAACGAAAAGACCCTGAACAACTGCATCATCCGATCTTCCGAAAAATACAGGCGGTTCAGCTTATCGTCCAGGAAGGTATAAGTAAATACCGCATTCGGAGATAATGCCCTGATCTTTGATTCCAGGAACTGCAGCGTTTGTTCTGCCTTTCCTGGCCTTGCTTTCACGACCAGGTAATTCGTACGGAAAGGTTTATATTGAATCACCAAAGGTTCTATGGGTGCATGCAGGGAAGCAAAGTTGAAATCTTTGATAATACCTACCACGGTGCCTGTATCTGTATCTAAAATAAATGATTGGCCAAGCGGCTCTTTCATCCCCAGGTTTTTCACGGCCGCTTCGTTTAATATGAACTCATGGTGTTGAATATTGGGGAACTGGCTTTGAAAATCCCTGCCAGCCAATAAAGGAATATTTAGTGTAGCCAGCAGCGTTTCATTTGCCCACATCGCACGTACAGAAAATTCCTGCACGGGGGAAGCCGCATTTAAAGGCACCATATTATTGATACTAAAACGCTCTCCCGGCAGCGTAGAGGTAGTTGTAAAATTGGCAATACCGCTGTTTTGTTGCAGGTCATGCATCAATGAACCAAAATGCTCCCACATATTTCCATACATGGTCACGGCTATCTGTTGTTCTTTGTCAAAGCCCAGGTGCTTGTGATGGAAGAGCTGCAGTTGCCGGTACATGACCAGTGCACTGAAAATCATGAATACGGAGATGGCAAACTGGAAGATAATTAATCCTTTCCTCACGGTATATACCGGCGAAGCCACATCCCGCTTACCTTTCAAGGCAGGCACCGGTTTAAAACTGCTGACAAACCAGGCAGGATAAGCACTCGCCAATAGGCCTATCACGACTACCGATAGTATTAAAATACCGAGGTTAGTGAATGAAAGCAATTGATCAATACGGAGTTGCTTACCGCTCAGGTTATTATAAACAGGGAGAACGAGTGCAAACATCAGGAGGGCCAGTACAGCGGCTATCAGGGTGATGATAAATGATTCGCCCAGGAACTGCCGCATTAGCTGTGGCCTGGAAGCGCCGATCACTTTCCGCAAACCAATTTCCTTCATGCGGTTAAATGCCTGTGCGGTAGAGATATTGATAAAGTTCACCGCCGCAATCAGTAAAATAAACAAAGCGGCAATGGAAAAGACATATACATAGGTAATGCTGCTGTTGGGACCCAGCTCCTTCTCCATATTGGAGTGTAGGTGTATATCAGTAACCGGGATAAGACTTAGTTTGCGACCTGCCAGCACCTCCCCGGCAGTTTCTCCGCCAGCCGTATAATACCGCACCATAAAATTGAGCAATTTGTCGTTTATGCTAGCCAGTGATGCCCGGCTGTTCAGCACTAAATAGGTATAAAAAGCATTCCAGGTGCGTCTTTCCAGGGTATTTTGATCCACGTAATGTTGGAGGGTATTCATAGAAAGCAGGTAGTCAAACTGCAAATGCGTAGGAAAAGCGGGTTTGCTTACAACGCCTGTTACCTTTAGCGGCAACTGTGCTACATCGTCCATGATCACCTTGCCCAGGGGATCTTGCTGGCCAAAATACTTATGGGCCATCTCTTCGGTAATGACAATAGCATCAGTGGCAGTGAGTGCAGTGTTCGCATCTCCTTTTACAAAGTGAAGATCAAAAGTGTTGCTGACATTGGCATCAGCAAAGAAACCTTGTTTTTCTTCAAATCTATTTGTAGCGTAGCTGAGAACCTGGTTAGGGTAAGGGCGGTAAAAACGGGTAACTGCTGCAACTTCCGGAAGCTCCCGGGCCATCTGCAAACCAATAGTTGGCGCAGTGGCCGCCCATTGCCGGGTATCTTCGCCCTGGCCATGCAGGTTTAACCGGAAGAGGCGGTCGGCTTTCGTATAGCCTTTGTCATACCGCAGCTCTTCCTTTACATGGAAGATGATGAGCATAGCACACATTAAACCCACTGCCAATCCCAGGATGTTGATGACAGAGAACAGGGTATTTTTCCGGAGATTGCGCCAGGCAATCCTGAAATAACTTGTAAGCATAGCTGATGTGTACTAAGAGAGTGCCAATCGGTTTATGAACTGAGGTTCAGTTTATTAAAAGTAAGATATAATTGAATGTGTTCAGTTTTGGGTGATATATGTGTCCGGTATTGAACATAATATACTACCTGGGAGTGGGCTGGTGTCACAGCCAACAATCCCTATATGAAATTCCAGGTACTTCCAATCCAACTTTTAAGAATGCATGAAAGGGCTAGGGTAATGTGGTCCATCATTGGGTCGGGTACCAGTTTGAATTTTCATTTTCTAAGACCAACCCGCTGCTGGTGTAAATGTTTTACTTTATTTTTTTGCAACACTGTATCTTTTACGACAGAGAAGTATTACTTTTGCAACACTGTTGCGCAGCAATGCCTATCGTCATGGGAAAAAAGACTTTAGGCGTTGTGGTAGTACGAGCTTCATTATCAAGTGTGTTAAAAACGGGAATAGCTTATGAATACTGATTACAGGAGCAGGTGGGATGCCATTGGCATTGTGGCTTCTTTTGCCTGTGCCATACATTGTGTTTTACTTCCACTGATATTTACCACCCTCACCTTGTTTGGCGTTGAATTCCTGGAGAATGTGTACCTCGAAACATTGACGATACTGGTGTCGATGTGTGCCGGATCATGGGCGCTTTTCAGGGGATTTAAACACCATCATAACCGCACTTTAATCATTATCTTCTTTACGGGCCTTACATTGATGATAACGGGCAACCTGCTGTCTTTTCATTTTGCTGAGATCATCTGCAAACTGGCGGGCAGTACGCTGATCATCATTGCTCATCTGAAAAATGTACGGGAATGCAGGCATGAGTAATTCCAAAAACCCTTGTACCAGAGTAAATTGTTGCTTACATTGCTGCCCGCAATGAATGCGGTGCTGCAGGTATGGAAGGATGGAAAGGGGGAATGGAAAATACGGTGGCATATAACATAGAGGTGAAGGAATCTGCATTGCGTCAATGGCTGTATGATTTTTTAAAGTTCATACAGTATGTAATGGACATGGATGAGTGCTTATTACATGTTGGAGGTATTGGAGGAATGGAAATGAGCAATTGAATGTAGTGGAAATTGAGTTTGAAGCGGATGGCGTATGAAAAATTCGAGTTTGAAGAAAAATAGATTTAAGTAAAATAAAATGACGACCCAGCTACAAACCAAACCAGTAACAATAATTACTGGTTTTTTAGGTGCAGGAAAAACCACCTTTCTGAATGAACTGCTGATGGCGGAAAAGAAAGGAAAATACGCCATCATTGAAAATGAATTCGGTAAAGAATCGATAGACGGAGAACTGGTTATGGAGATCTCGGACAACATCTTCGAGATGAGTAGCGGCTGCCTGTGCTGTAACCTGAATGAAGACCTGGTAGACCTCCTGATCGATCTCTCAAAAAAGTCAGGGAACTTCGAAGAACTGATCATAGAAACCACCGGTATTGCCGATCCTTCGTCAGTGGCGCTACCATTCCTCATTGATCCGCTCGTTAGCCGTTATTACCAGTTACAGCGGGTGATTTGCCTGGTGGATGCGCGGAACATTGCCCACGAACTGGCAACTACCGAAGAAGCGAGAAAACAAATCAGTTTCAGCGATGTGTTATTGATTTCCAAAACTGATCTCGTTACTCCTGAAGAGCTGGCGACCTTGCAAACCCTGCTGAAAGATATCAATCCATTTGCAGTGATCTTATCTGGTACAAAGGAACATTTTCCGCACCAGGAAATAATGGCCTATACCAGGAATCAATCAGAGCATTACAACGGAGAAGAGCAAACCAAAGAGAAGCATCACCATAGTTTATCATCGCTGACACTCACTTTTGATGAGCCGTTTGATATTCCTAAACTGAAGCATACCCTGATGGTGTTTATGGCGGTGCAGTCGGCAGATATATACCGGGTAAAGGGGATTGTGTATGGATTTGGAGAGACAGAGAAATTTGTACTACAATCAGTAGCGGAATACCTGGCCATTGCACCGGGTAAACCATGGGAAGATGGGGAGGTGAAGAGAAGTAAAATTGTGCTGATTGGTAAGAATTTAAAAATGAAGGGGTTTGAGCAATTGCTCTCACATGCATTATATGCAGCGCCAGGAGAAGGTAGTGAATCGTTTTAAATTTAATTCATCCGGCCGCGGGCTCCTTCCCAGATCTCCCTGTTGTTGTCGTTGGCAACTACAGGGGGATTCAGTTACATCCCCCAAAATAAACTTTATAATTAATCCTCCTGAATTGGCTACCTTTAGGATCGTTAACTACACAATAAGCGAATGAGATTGATCAGGAAAATAATAGTGGTTTTATCGATACTGGTGATTGCAATAAGTAAGGCATTCCTGTGTCAGTCTAATTTCACTAGTCTCCTGGATGAAATCTACACCAATCCCGGCAGGGATTACCTCTATCACAATCTCTTTCAACCCTCTGTACTTCAGCATTATAGCGCACCTGCAACCATTCAGCTGGTGGCCATCGGTCAAACAGGTGTACAGGCTGATTTTCATTGGAATGAATTGGTATTACCGCCTTTAGTTTCCAGTACGCCTGTGCTGACTGTAAAACAGGCATACCCGCAGCAAAGTGATGTGCTGTCCACCAGGACATTACCGGGTATATTCTTTCGTGGTCCTCCCCTGACCTGATACAATCAATCGTGTTAATCCATTTTGTGCCGACTTTACGTAGCACAGCTATTCTATTCATTTATTAAGGAACAAACCATGTATGTATCATATTTAAAGTATGAGCCAATAGCGGCTATGCTGCTGTTTTTGGCGTCCTATGTTTCAGCGAATTACGAGTTTTCGGACGAGGGTGTGGAAAGGGAGTCTGATGAGGGGATTGTTATCACTTACGATACGACGAATATAGCGGCGGATGTGTTGAATACGCTATCTGAGAGGATTTAAGATTGGAGGATGTAGTTCTTCTACAGAACAGCGCCACGCTTTCCAATAAAAACGTACCATCCAGCCGGTCGCAATAACAGCGATCGGCTTCTTTTTTTTGAAAAGAGTTTTCATTCCCGCTAGTGAATGCCATCTCCTGAATGTTCAATTGCCACCACTATTCCCCTGGCAAACCTATTCCAGCTGCACTTCCCGCACCCGCTCATTCCCCGGCAAATCCACCGCCACCACGATCACCGTTCCTCCCGCCGGCAAAGCTCCTGCCTGGTAATACCAATGCACGCCATTCCTGCCTGCAAGCGCCCTCCCTCTCTCCTGCACAACACCATCGGCCCCCACTATCCTTACCTGCACTTCCGCTACCCTAAATTCATCCTTCACCTCCACCACCACGGTCGTATCTTCAAACTGGATATTCTGTATCTCCGGCGCATGATACGCGTCCTTTACCGCCATATTCCAGGCGTTCTGCCCCGGTCCGGCCAATGACTTATAATAGGCCTTCAGCTCCGGATCCTGTAATATCACCTTGGCATAAGCCGCAGCTACGCGCATCTTATACCTGGCCTCCAACTGTTTGGTAGTCGGCCTTTTATCGGATTTTCTGCGCTTCTTAGCCACTATAATCTGGCCATTGCGCTTGTAAATAGTTATTTCATTGCCAAGGCTTCCCTCGACACATTGCAGTAGAATACTGTCTTTAATCAAAGCCATAGATTTGATTTTTGGGGTATTGAGGATCAATGTTAATCCTGCTATCAATATTAATTACTCCAGGCAAACTGAAGGGGTCTCATCAATTTGAATGTTATAATCAATTTACGAAATTCCTATGAATAATCAGTCTGTCTTTTAGTCTAAATAAGCATTAAAATGTCACTTTTAAGTCAGTAGAAGGACACTTCAATATCGATTTGATATATAAGTGTCCTTTTACCGTCCTTATAATGTCGCCATTATATACTATCTCGCCTATTGGAAAGAGGGTGCCCCGGTATTGATCGCGAACTCCCTCTTCATATCGCATGCTATCTCACCTAATGAAAAGAGGGTGCCCGGTATTACTCCGGAACTCCCTCTTCATATCGCATACTATCTCACCTAACATAAAGAGGGCGCCCCGGTATTAATCCGGAACACCCTCTTCATATCGCATGCTATCTCACATAATGCAAAGAGGGTGCCCCGGTATTGATCCGAAACTCCCTCTTCATATCGCATGCTATCTCACCTAACGCAAAGAGGGTGCCCCGGTATTACTCCGGAACTCCCTCTTCATATCGCATACTATCTCACCTAACACAAAGAGGGCGCCCCGGTATCACTCCGAAACTCCCTCTTCTTAATATGATCCCCTATTACAGCTTAATGATAATAACAGATATACGCTACTTCTGTCTCACACACCACCTCAAATGAGGTATTAGCCCCCACTTCAAATGCATCCCCCTTTTTATGGTGCAGCCATTCCCCGCCACTCACCTTTGTACTCATCTTCCCGGTAATCACTTCCATCACCTCCGGAGCGCCGGTATTAAATACATAGGTTCCCTTTTTCATCACCCCCACAGTTGCCTTCCCTTGCTCCGTTTCAATACCCAGGCTCTGTACTTTCCCCTCAAAATATACATTGTGCGACACCTTATCTGCCGTATTCGAATTACTCATAATTGTGACTATTTTTTTAGTGCCACTAAATTAATTTTTTCATTGACAGTAATTTGTAAAAAATGAAAAATCTACTCCCCTGTCACAAAAAACTTGTTGCAACAAACCTGGAAGTCCTAATTTCGGCCTTTATACTATTAACCCTAAGAAAGACCCTCTTAGTTTTCGCAGTAAGCTCCTTGTTTGCCCTGGGCTTTTTTCTATTCTACATTTTCTTTCTTAATTCACACCTACACGCTCTGCTATCGCCGCTTTCATTTTATCATAACTCATATCAATATCCGTTGGTGCATAATAAACAAGATTCCCCTTCGTATCAATCACAAAACTTTGCGGTAAAAAACTAACATGAAACTGCCTCCTGAGATCATCATTTATAATCTGCACCCAATCCATTCCCTTTTCTTTTATCATCTCCCTCGCCTTATCCTCCGGAGAACCGGAACAAACAGAGATGATCTCAAACTGTTCCTTTGGATATTGTGCTTTCAATTCCTTTAACATGGAAATCTCCTGAATACAGCCCGCACAGAAGGTTCCCCAGAACACCAGCAACACCGTCTTCTTACTATAAATATCAGCAAGGGATACACGATTATTATTGATATCTTTTAAGGTAAACAGTGGCGCTTTTCGCTTGATTTCCAACCCCTCTCTTTCCAATAGAAAATTTTTAATAAAAGCACCCTGCTCACTCTCCCGGAAATTTGCAGGGAAGATCGTCGCAAACTTTGACAATAACTCATCAGGGGCTAATTCATACATCGCCTCCCTCATAAACAGGGAAAAGGCAAAATATTCATTCGAATGCTTCGTGATGTACGCCATTCTTTGTTTATACGCAAGGGTTCTTGCTGCTCTCACCTTTTCAATTTCAAGCGGGTTGGTATATAATTTCTCATCACTTCCTACCCGGTCATGTATTTCTCTGAAATTCGCAAATGCATCCTTAATAAATTCTGCTGATTCTGCCGCTTCCTTTTTATTATCCTGTGCATTCACCAGGGTATATTTACTAAAAGGATTTTCTCCTGCTGCTGGTGCAGAGATCTTTACAGAAGCAGGTAGATCACTGGCATACACCTTTAGCGAATACCACTTCTCTCCTACCTGTCGCTCTGCCAGGATCTCTGCAAGCACGGTATTATAGCTTGCTGAAATAGTGGCCCTGTTTCCCTTGATGATGGCTGAATCAGGTACCATCTCTCTTTTATAAATATCCCAGTGATAGAAGGAGATTTCTTTTGCACTTGTACTATCAGGCAGTATAAAGGTGACCTTGAATTGCTTTTGCCCAAAGACCAAAACGGGAACTAAAAATAAGGTTAGCAAATAAATGGTTCTTTTCATGATGACGTGTTTGAGGCAGGAAGATAGCGGATGAAATGTTAGTATATCGTTAATGTTGGCCGCAAAGAACCCGGACTGATCCCTGTCATAAAAAAGAACTTGAATCGGAAGTTAACAGCCCCGATGCATCTTGTTCATATGTGTAATCCAGCTTATTCCGTGTACGTATACAGAATAGCCTGGACAGATCAATTTTAAAAGAAAAATGAGCTTGTATCAAGAATAAAAACACCTCTTGAAAATCGTTTAAAGACTTCCATCGGGAACCCGAATAAAAACATTCATGAAAGAGGGAATTCACCAACGGTAATGAAAACCTTTTTCAGAAAAAAAGGGGCTGTATCGTCCTTATGATACAGCCCCCTTTTTTTCAATATTTTGCACCCCTATTTCTCCAGCTTAAATCCTTCCACGATCTTTGGTCTGTTCGCCGCATTTGCCACGCTAAAGCCAGTGGCATACATCCACTTCGTCATCTTCGTGAGCTTCCCTATATTAATAGTCGCCGCTTCATCAGCTGGTGTATGATACAGCGGATGTGTCAGTGTGGTAAAAAATATCGCAGGAATATTCTTCCTTACATAAGGCAGGTGATCACTGCGGAAATAAAATCCTTCAAAATGAGTAGCCTTATCCCATGCTGTATCCAACTTAAATTTCGGTCCTTTCTCATTTTCTGCCAGCGCAATACTCGCCAGGTCTGATGAATTCAGATGAGGCGGTGTGATACCCAGCAAACCCGCACTATCCGGGGAGTTCATACCGATCATATCTGCGTTCAATACTGCCACCAATGATTGCGCCGGTACTGTAGGATGCTCCGCATAATAATAGCTGCCCAGCAATCCGCGTTCTTCCGCACCATGCCATACAAACAAAGCGCTGCGCTTAGCCGGCAGTTGGTGGAATGCCCGGCCTATCGCCAGCAATGCTACACAGGCAGTGGCATTATCATCAGCCCCATTCAATATTGAATCTTTACCCGGCTCTACTTCGCGCACCCCATCATGATCTGTATGCCCGCTGAACAATACATATTCTTTGGCCAGTGCAGGATCAGTACCTTTTACTTTTGCCACCACATTTACAGATGGATAAGTAAAAGCTTCGCCATATATATTCGCCTGGAAGGTCTGGTTCGGTGTACGCACCAGGTCCAGCGCTTCTTTCTTCACCCATACGATCGGGATATCCTTCAGGAATTGCCTGGAGGGCCTGCCGTCTATACGATAGGTACCGCGGGTACGGTCAGGAATCGCCCTGTTCCATGCCTGCTCCGCCCTGTCATCTGATACAAAGAGGATTGCCTTTGCTCCTTTGTTTGCCAGCTTCTGTGCCCAGTCACGCACCACAAAGGAAACATATCTCCAGGGAATCACTTTGCGCGGATCGCTCTGGCCCTGTTCTGTAAATTGCAGGGCTACCACCTTTCCTTTTACAGCAGCTTCATCTGCATTATCAGGGTTTGTGACATACACGATCGGCGCATCTACAGCGGCAAAGCAAGGCTCCCATACGATCACATCTTTCCAGAGATCAAAGGTGCGGTTACCAATTTTAACAGTACTGCGATCGCTTACACGCTCACGAACCAATGAATAAAACTGGAAATAGGTACCATCATCGCCTGCTGGTTCCAAACCTGCTTTACGCGCCTGTTCTGCCACCCACATGGACGCTTTCAGTTCATCCAGGGTACCTGCTTCTCTCCCCCTGAAATGATCATCCGCCAGGGTAAACAGGTCCTTCCTGATCTCTTCCTGCTGAATAGCTGCGATGGCGGTGCCTTTCGATTGTGCATATGCCTGCCCGCCGGCGCATAAGATCGTACTAAGGAAAAATGAAATGAATAAATGCTCTTTTCTCATGCGGTATTACTATTATATGATTAACTGCCTGCAAAATTACGGAATCTGGCTCCAATGAGAACAGCACACAATTTACTACCGTCATCACCTGTTCACCGGCCGTACTTAAGACTACATATAACTGGCATCATCCGGGGCCGGGTTTTATGAAAATAACCGATACCGGGTTGGGGAACACGCAATAAGTTAGTTCAAATAAAATACATTTAAAATCAATGTGTTATAAAAGTATTGGTGTAAAACTTACAATTATCAGTTCTGTATTGAATTAAATGCAATGAAAAAGATAAAAAAGTACTACACCTGTGTCATAAGTTAGCATACATTTACGTAGTTAACTATAATAAAAGGAATGCCACGTTTTTCAACGATCACCTGCTAACGGACGGGTACAGAGAAACCTGCGAGCCTGATATAAAAGACTACAATTCTAAATTCAATAACACTTATGAAAAAAATTCTCCTACTGGTTGCAATAGTCGCAACATCATTCTATGGTTACACCCAATCGATCGATCAAAAAGTGGAGGCACTCCTAAAGCAAATGACGCTGGAAGAAAAGGCAGGGCAGATGACCCAGATCAGCGTGGAAGCCTTTTTGAAAACCACCAATGGCGTATTGAACGAACCCCATGAATTTGATATGGCAAAGCTGGAAATGGCCATTAAAAAATATAAAGTAGGTTCTATTTTAAATGTCGGCGGCAACGCCCAAACGGTAGAGGTATGGCGGAAAAGAATTGAAACCATCCAGCAACTGGCCCTGCAGGAAAGACTGAAAATCCCCGTACTGTATGGTATAGATGCCATCAGGGGGAATAACTATACTTTAAATTCAGTGATGTTCCCACAGCAGATTGCGCAGGCAGCGTCTTTCAATCCTGCTATGGCTAAGAAAGCAGCTGCGGTGACTGCTTATGAAACCCGCGCTTCCTTTATTCCCTGGAATTTTAGCCCGGTACTGGACCTCGGCAGACAACCCGTTTGGCCCCGCATCTGGGAGACCTACGGCGAAGATCCGTACCTGGTAGCAGAAATGGGTAAAGCGGTGATACAGGGATACCAGGGAGATGCCCTGGTGACTGACAAATACCA
This window of the Chitinophaga sancti genome carries:
- a CDS encoding M28 family metallopeptidase, whose amino-acid sequence is MRKEHLFISFFLSTILCAGGQAYAQSKGTAIAAIQQEEIRKDLFTLADDHFRGREAGTLDELKASMWVAEQARKAGLEPAGDDGTYFQFYSLVRERVSDRSTVKIGNRTFDLWKDVIVWEPCFAAVDAPIVYVTNPDNADEAAVKGKVVALQFTEQGQSDPRKVIPWRYVSFVVRDWAQKLANKGAKAILFVSDDRAEQAWNRAIPDRTRGTYRIDGRPSRQFLKDIPIVWVKKEALDLVRTPNQTFQANIYGEAFTYPSVNVVAKVKGTDPALAKEYVLFSGHTDHDGVREVEPGKDSILNGADDNATACVALLAIGRAFHQLPAKRSALFVWHGAEERGLLGSYYYAEHPTVPAQSLVAVLNADMIGMNSPDSAGLLGITPPHLNSSDLASIALAENEKGPKFKLDTAWDKATHFEGFYFRSDHLPYVRKNIPAIFFTTLTHPLYHTPADEAATINIGKLTKMTKWMYATGFSVANAANRPKIVEGFKLEK